From Pseudanabaena galeata CCNP1313, a single genomic window includes:
- a CDS encoding Nif11-like leader peptide family natural product precursor → MSASAVQEFLDSVQTDESLAQELVKALEAENDRESVTALATSKGYDITSEELWAEVKKRQEELNERQGAGELSDEELEAVAGGEFVVGSIVISILTGAAAGYLVNQIPPIKW, encoded by the coding sequence ATGAGCGCAAGTGCAGTTCAAGAATTTCTTGACAGCGTACAAACTGATGAGAGCCTTGCACAAGAATTAGTTAAAGCTTTGGAAGCAGAAAATGATCGCGAATCTGTCACCGCGTTGGCTACTTCTAAAGGCTACGACATTACTTCTGAAGAGCTATGGGCTGAGGTGAAAAAGCGTCAAGAAGAACTGAATGAACGTCAAGGTGCAGGTGAGCTTTCTGACGAAGAGTTAGAGGCTGTCGCTGGTGGTGAATTTGTCGTTGGATCGATTGTGATCAGCATCCTTACTGGTGCTGCTGCGGGCTATCTTGTTAATCAGATTCCACCGATTAAATGGTAG
- a CDS encoding 2OG-Fe(II) oxygenase — MIKTSNSLTEILRLIEPAVVPKLMTVSNWNKIDHITQILPNALSSFFGFEYRLGNTLAEADFLLCVAADEAGKRVLGDRNYSVSIPALVTEDPIWQRIQTFASEWNTSTSAIAKDVFNIWLEFDIPKAFADGQIPTPSFFMGVNDVYRCDSLEEQKKRRGWLVEESLPLLFGKSLPSANQEMLYHCFQELPKGAHVFQIGLMLARQVETVRLCIRNISPLQIGSYLSAISWKGNIEKLTQFLHLLSPLVDRVDLDIDVDFSTQSKIGLECYFYQQPSLEPRWVSFFNFLEERSLCLPEKRKAIFSYPGYLRESANQEQWPKGLKRLTQFLGAKNEGILFRGIHHVKITYEDDAPQEAKSYLYVTRKNLNHQEIKQAIKSPKNFVEIENFLTESEQEELWQFTKNHNNGFVLSDVYNQKLPVSDRQYHRHSLILDQPFTLSPLIVEKVRQVLPKILATLQTQEFPLGPIEAQLTAHNDGEYFKLHNDNGIEAVASRILTFVYYFHQQPKAFTGGELRIYDGKFEGEKGEKGEKGKKFVPTGYHVVVPRNNCIVFFPSQLMHEVTQVQCPSQKFLDSRFTVNGWVHDASKIKELPDENL, encoded by the coding sequence ATGATCAAAACCAGCAATTCCCTTACAGAAATATTACGTCTGATTGAACCTGCTGTTGTTCCTAAATTAATGACAGTCAGTAATTGGAACAAGATTGATCACATTACCCAAATATTACCCAATGCCCTCTCATCTTTTTTTGGCTTTGAATATCGTTTAGGTAATACCCTTGCCGAAGCTGACTTTCTGCTCTGCGTTGCTGCCGACGAAGCAGGAAAGAGAGTACTTGGCGATCGCAACTATTCGGTGTCCATACCCGCGTTGGTTACAGAAGATCCGATTTGGCAAAGAATCCAAACTTTTGCGAGCGAATGGAATACGAGTACTTCAGCGATCGCTAAGGATGTATTTAATATCTGGCTAGAATTTGATATTCCCAAAGCTTTTGCCGATGGTCAAATCCCTACCCCCAGCTTTTTTATGGGGGTAAATGATGTTTACAGATGTGACTCTCTGGAGGAGCAGAAAAAGCGCCGTGGTTGGCTAGTAGAAGAATCTTTACCTTTATTGTTTGGAAAATCGCTACCAAGCGCTAACCAAGAGATGCTTTATCACTGTTTTCAAGAGCTACCAAAAGGCGCTCATGTGTTTCAGATAGGATTAATGTTAGCCCGTCAAGTAGAGACAGTGCGTTTATGTATACGTAATATTTCGCCTTTGCAAATTGGTTCCTATTTATCTGCGATCTCTTGGAAAGGTAATATTGAGAAGTTGACTCAGTTTCTACATTTACTCTCTCCCCTCGTTGATCGGGTTGATCTTGATATTGATGTTGACTTTTCTACGCAATCAAAGATTGGATTGGAGTGCTATTTTTATCAACAGCCTTCCTTAGAGCCAAGATGGGTTTCTTTTTTTAATTTCTTAGAAGAGCGATCGCTTTGTTTGCCAGAAAAACGCAAGGCGATATTTTCCTATCCAGGATATTTACGGGAGAGCGCTAATCAGGAGCAATGGCCCAAGGGTTTAAAGCGCTTAACTCAGTTCTTGGGAGCTAAAAACGAAGGAATATTATTTCGAGGCATTCATCACGTAAAAATCACTTATGAGGATGATGCTCCCCAAGAAGCAAAATCTTACCTTTACGTGACTCGTAAGAATTTAAATCATCAAGAAATTAAGCAAGCAATTAAAAGTCCTAAAAACTTTGTCGAAATAGAGAACTTTCTCACCGAATCTGAACAAGAAGAATTATGGCAATTCACTAAAAATCACAACAATGGTTTTGTATTAAGCGATGTCTATAATCAGAAATTACCTGTTAGCGATCGCCAATATCATCGACATTCTCTAATCCTCGATCAACCCTTTACCCTTTCGCCATTAATCGTGGAAAAAGTGCGTCAAGTCCTTCCCAAAATCTTAGCTACGTTGCAAACCCAAGAATTTCCACTTGGTCCCATTGAAGCCCAACTCACAGCCCACAACGATGGTGAATACTTCAAATTACATAATGACAATGGTATTGAGGCGGTGGCAAGTCGTATATTGACATTCGTTTATTACTTTCATCAGCAACCCAAAGCGTTTACGGGTGGCGAGTTGCGTATTTATGATGGTAAATTTGAAGGCGAAAAAGGTGAGAAAGGCGAAAAGGGCAAAAAATTTGTGCCAACAGGTTATCACGTTGTTGTTCCTAGAAATAACTGCATTGTCTTTTTCCCAAGTCAACTTATGCACGAAGTTACCCAAGTTCAATGTCCATCCCAAAAATTTTTAGATAGTCGCTTCACCGTAAATGGATGGGTTCATGATGCGTCAAAAATAAAGGAGTTGCCTGATGAAAATCTCTAA
- a CDS encoding quinone oxidoreductase family protein, which translates to MSADSFVDHLEIEGIKINCGIIHTKDITFASKDPALSNHVLFQVKAFSCNYRDKRIILNTATSASANRFNAIGSEFIGVIVSVGSNVTDLKPGDRVIANNCYPDSGVLGLPPGVPTNHASKELRILHQAKLIKIPDVMPDDVAASFSIGGQTSYSMIRKLQIQPEQNILVTAAKSNTSLFVLHALQKYRQQMGIRVYALTSSGNFIDKIREIGVDRVVQIQPNSETWIDPETAASVLEETKGGFHGIIDPFFDLHIARMLPVMKPEAKYITCGLYDQFTDLTGTQSPDIGISPQHLLYTTMIYNLSIIGNCIGLTSDLAQAIADYAQGNLPVAIDSVYTGKDVAPFFDRTYNSPDRFGKVVYSYEN; encoded by the coding sequence ATGTCGGCAGATAGTTTTGTCGATCATCTTGAAATTGAAGGTATTAAGATTAATTGTGGGATTATCCATACTAAAGATATTACCTTTGCCAGCAAAGATCCTGCCCTAAGTAATCATGTTCTATTCCAAGTCAAAGCCTTTTCCTGCAACTATCGAGACAAACGAATTATTCTCAATACTGCAACTAGCGCCTCTGCCAATCGCTTTAATGCCATAGGGTCGGAATTTATCGGGGTAATAGTCTCGGTAGGAAGCAATGTAACTGATTTAAAGCCAGGCGATCGCGTCATCGCCAATAATTGCTATCCTGACTCTGGTGTGTTGGGTTTACCACCAGGAGTTCCCACAAACCATGCTTCTAAAGAGTTGCGGATTCTCCATCAGGCTAAATTAATCAAAATTCCTGATGTTATGCCCGACGATGTGGCTGCTTCCTTTAGTATTGGCGGACAAACCAGTTACAGCATGATCCGCAAATTGCAGATTCAGCCCGAACAAAATATTTTAGTCACCGCCGCAAAATCCAATACGTCTCTATTTGTACTGCACGCTTTGCAAAAATATCGTCAGCAGATGGGAATTCGGGTTTATGCGCTGACGAGTTCGGGCAACTTCATCGACAAAATTCGGGAGATCGGTGTTGATCGGGTGGTGCAAATTCAGCCAAATTCCGAGACTTGGATCGATCCTGAAACGGCGGCATCAGTTCTTGAGGAAACCAAAGGCGGATTTCATGGCATCATTGATCCTTTTTTTGATTTGCATATTGCCAGAATGTTGCCTGTGATGAAACCAGAAGCTAAATATATAACCTGTGGACTTTATGATCAATTTACGGATCTGACGGGAACCCAATCGCCCGATATCGGCATAAGCCCCCAACATCTTTTATACACAACGATGATTTACAATCTTTCGATTATTGGTAATTGTATTGGACTTACTTCTGATTTAGCGCAAGCGATCGCCGATTATGCTCAAGGAAATTTACCTGTAGCGATCGATAGTGTCTATACAGGTAAGGATGTCGCACCGTTCTTTGATCGTACGTATAATTCCCCCGATCGCTTTGGCAAGGTGGTTTACAGCTATGAAAATTAA
- a CDS encoding type 2 lanthipeptide synthetase LanM family protein has translation MFLSQLDYQPSLALQQLAFNTYALTERLALFNIPIQDLNQDLGDIARQRLQTWQKIAAKNDPIKFSHRLLWSGLNQDRVLAALAGGEPTEQCKVPISDWLICLQSVLNIANNYSPKSSPKTLQNQCFKSESPIPFESVYVPFLAVAENNLQFLNCLAPEAKNHLLRSLLENLAKIGTPTLMEEFETFRGNNNSLRGFLLMQITHKQKQKFQSFLELLFEDGLWGLFQKYPVLAKLLSLAVIFWCESISEFQSRLEQDWKEIEKCFSPNQSLTQVVDCQCNLSDSHNRGRSVLIITFDTGLKIVYKPRNLAIDCAFNEILDWCNQQSSLLHLLPIKILNRENHGWMEFIPNSPCKDTSSIERFYERCGMLLALLYLLEGTDCHQENLIANGEHPVFIDGETLFHHHIKTTSKKDHTALENASHILQNSVLRTFLLPQWGILPNDTLTVDVSGLGGKTQFYATPVWKHINTDGMRLETAQTNVIQGNVPTLLGETIDMSSYQLEVTKGFQKMYLALLNHKEFLLSNDSLLPAFDQIKVRFVFRNTQTYYTILQNSYDPKYMRNGVDRSIALESLSRAFLTSDECPMCWSILEAEIQSLEQMDIPFFTTVTNDTHICLPNGKTDTGTFSQSSFLAVQNNIELLSKEGLQTQLTMIQGALEARFRQEPSLPILPIPIDTQINTKNSNGESDVDLALLETAIMLGEAVISKGITGSDAGLAWMGLTYKPAISKFRWQVLGGGLWDGNIGIALFFASLAKVTGKSQWYEYTEQSLIPLQATFADLNSFQQRRIAADIGIAGLGAMIYGLEIISKLLDNSNPRLISQKILKCITSELIESEIYFTALNGSAGGILGLLAIAESSPRALELAKKCGNHLVTQKGEANNTPKPIGFASGMAGITYSLLRLYKATGEEIYLEIAKEAITYERLSFDRKLGIWNDFRTNPPKLSMSWANGATGIGLARLGGISELDTPDIREEISQALQAIKQYSMWGEDDLMWGNCGRIETLIVAANTLKNPDLFKMAKSWGHTLQKSQKILVENESHFINPSFLHGVSGTGYTLLRLIYPNLLPCILLWQ, from the coding sequence ATGTTCTTATCTCAACTAGATTACCAGCCATCTTTAGCACTTCAGCAACTGGCATTCAACACCTATGCTTTGACAGAGCGGCTTGCTCTTTTTAATATACCAATCCAAGATTTAAATCAAGACTTAGGTGATATTGCCAGACAAAGATTGCAAACATGGCAGAAAATAGCAGCCAAAAATGATCCCATCAAATTCAGTCATCGGCTCCTATGGTCAGGGCTTAATCAGGATCGGGTTTTAGCGGCGTTAGCAGGTGGTGAACCTACGGAACAATGCAAAGTCCCTATTTCTGATTGGTTAATTTGTTTGCAATCAGTGTTAAATATTGCCAACAATTACTCTCCAAAATCATCGCCAAAAACTCTTCAAAATCAATGTTTCAAGTCCGAATCTCCTATTCCCTTTGAGTCTGTATATGTTCCTTTTCTTGCGGTAGCGGAGAATAATCTCCAATTTTTGAATTGCCTAGCCCCTGAAGCAAAGAATCATCTTCTCAGAAGTCTACTGGAAAATCTAGCAAAAATAGGAACTCCTACTTTAATGGAGGAATTTGAAACATTTAGGGGCAACAATAATAGCTTGCGAGGTTTTCTGCTCATGCAGATCACCCACAAGCAAAAGCAAAAGTTTCAAAGCTTCTTGGAATTATTATTTGAGGATGGATTATGGGGGCTTTTTCAAAAATATCCAGTGTTGGCTAAACTACTCTCCCTTGCAGTCATTTTTTGGTGTGAGTCAATCTCAGAATTTCAATCTCGGCTTGAACAAGACTGGAAAGAAATTGAAAAGTGTTTCAGCCCTAATCAATCTTTAACTCAAGTAGTAGACTGCCAATGTAACTTGTCAGATTCCCATAACAGAGGTCGATCGGTTTTAATAATTACCTTTGATACAGGACTTAAAATTGTTTATAAACCTCGTAACTTAGCTATAGATTGTGCATTCAATGAGATTTTGGATTGGTGTAATCAACAATCCTCTCTTTTACATCTACTTCCAATCAAGATCTTGAATCGAGAAAATCATGGTTGGATGGAATTTATTCCTAATAGTCCCTGTAAAGATACTTCATCCATTGAACGATTTTATGAACGTTGTGGAATGCTTTTAGCACTTTTATATCTACTTGAAGGTACAGACTGTCATCAGGAGAATCTGATTGCCAATGGTGAGCATCCTGTCTTTATAGATGGGGAAACATTGTTTCATCACCACATTAAAACGACATCTAAAAAAGATCATACTGCTTTAGAGAATGCCTCCCATATTTTACAGAATTCGGTCTTGAGAACCTTTTTGTTGCCGCAATGGGGCATACTTCCAAATGATACTTTGACTGTGGACGTTAGTGGACTTGGAGGTAAAACCCAGTTCTATGCAACTCCAGTTTGGAAACATATTAATACCGATGGTATGCGCTTAGAAACAGCTCAGACAAACGTTATACAAGGGAACGTGCCGACTTTGCTGGGGGAAACAATAGATATGTCATCCTACCAATTGGAAGTAACTAAGGGCTTTCAAAAGATGTATCTTGCTTTACTGAATCACAAGGAATTTCTTTTGAGTAATGATAGTCTTTTGCCAGCCTTTGATCAAATTAAAGTTCGATTTGTATTTCGGAACACTCAAACCTACTATACAATCCTGCAAAATTCCTACGATCCAAAATACATGAGAAATGGAGTCGATCGCAGTATCGCTCTTGAAAGTCTCAGTCGAGCTTTTCTTACATCTGATGAATGCCCCATGTGTTGGTCAATTCTTGAAGCTGAGATCCAATCCTTGGAACAAATGGATATTCCTTTTTTTACTACGGTTACAAATGATACTCACATTTGTTTGCCTAATGGGAAAACTGATACAGGAACTTTCAGTCAATCTAGCTTTTTGGCAGTTCAAAATAACATTGAATTACTAAGTAAAGAAGGATTACAAACGCAACTTACGATGATCCAAGGGGCATTAGAAGCACGTTTCCGCCAAGAACCATCTCTGCCCATCTTACCAATACCAATTGATACTCAAATCAATACTAAAAATTCAAATGGCGAGAGTGATGTAGATCTGGCATTACTGGAAACTGCAATTATGTTAGGTGAGGCTGTTATCTCTAAGGGAATTACGGGAAGTGATGCTGGACTCGCTTGGATGGGGCTAACCTATAAACCGGCAATTTCAAAGTTTCGCTGGCAAGTTTTAGGGGGAGGACTTTGGGATGGGAACATCGGGATCGCTTTGTTTTTCGCATCTCTAGCCAAAGTTACTGGAAAATCGCAATGGTATGAATATACAGAGCAAAGTCTAATTCCATTGCAAGCTACTTTTGCCGATCTAAACTCTTTTCAGCAGCGCCGCATAGCTGCGGATATTGGGATTGCGGGGCTGGGGGCGATGATTTACGGGCTTGAAATAATTAGTAAATTATTGGACAATTCCAACCCTAGATTAATTTCCCAAAAAATACTGAAATGTATTACTTCCGAATTAATTGAAAGTGAAATATATTTTACTGCGTTAAATGGATCGGCTGGCGGAATTTTGGGACTACTAGCGATCGCCGAAAGTTCACCTAGAGCATTAGAATTAGCGAAGAAATGCGGGAATCATCTCGTCACTCAAAAAGGGGAGGCAAATAACACACCTAAACCCATAGGGTTTGCGAGTGGAATGGCAGGAATTACCTACAGTCTATTGCGGCTTTATAAAGCGACAGGAGAGGAAATATACCTAGAAATTGCCAAGGAAGCTATTACGTATGAACGTCTTTCATTTGATCGAAAACTAGGAATTTGGAATGATTTTCGTACCAATCCTCCTAAACTTTCAATGAGTTGGGCAAATGGGGCAACAGGTATTGGATTAGCAAGATTAGGAGGGATTTCTGAGTTAGACACACCAGATATCCGTGAGGAGATCTCTCAGGCTTTACAGGCAATTAAGCAATATTCAATGTGGGGTGAAGATGATTTAATGTGGGGAAACTGTGGACGTATTGAAACTTTAATAGTTGCTGCAAATACCTTGAAGAATCCTGACCTATTTAAAATGGCAAAATCATGGGGTCATACCTTACAAAAGTCACAGAAGATATTAGTTGAAAATGAAAGTCACTTCATTAATCCTTCATTTTTACATGGAGTGTCAGGGACTGGTTACACGCTCCTACGCCTCATTTATCCCAACTTGCTCCCTTGCATATTGCTATGGCAATAA
- a CDS encoding Nif11 family protein has translation MVKALGSDNDREAVAELATSKGYEVTSEELWA, from the coding sequence TTGGTTAAGGCTTTGGGAAGTGACAATGATCGTGAAGCTGTTGCAGAATTGGCTACTTCTAAAGGCTACGAAGTTACTTCGGAAGAGCTATGGGCTTAA
- a CDS encoding IS1380 family transposase, whose amino-acid sequence MTECNQEAKIEFYKKKRLEVKFSGEQLSSEGGILLVRQAEEKVKIIEEMAERIEDKRDQNKIRHSMEQLIQQRVLQIASGYEDAIDSNQLRKDPILKIACNRLPIDEEEELLASQSTMTRLENRIAKSENKAMRRLFIEKYIEQHKTPPKQIVLDIDGWDAPTHGEQQMSFFHGYYDHHIYYPVLINEAKSGYPLVLQLRAGNSHAGKGVAPILRWLFWRLKREWAGVEIILRGDGGFSLPEIIKVCERSGVGYVCGFSSNAVLKRKVANLLERARLQYCQTREKARLFDDVYYQSSSWSEPRRLVMKAEWLEKGANPRFLITNLALPPQELYDKFYVYRGADSEHRIKELKLGIKAGRLSCHSFTANQFRLLLAQAAYILMLTIRQAAAATTLAKAQVIRLRDSLLKCAAHVKVSVRRVLVELPNFFPFAKEFCPISQRLSEPNFCIFD is encoded by the coding sequence ATGACAGAGTGTAATCAAGAAGCAAAGATCGAATTTTATAAAAAAAAGCGACTAGAAGTAAAGTTTAGTGGCGAACAATTGAGTAGTGAAGGTGGAATACTGCTGGTGAGACAAGCAGAAGAGAAAGTTAAAATTATCGAAGAGATGGCAGAGAGAATCGAGGATAAGCGAGACCAGAATAAAATCAGACACAGCATGGAACAGTTAATCCAGCAAAGGGTATTGCAAATAGCCAGTGGCTATGAAGATGCCATCGATAGCAATCAGCTGAGAAAAGACCCAATTTTAAAAATTGCCTGCAATCGGTTGCCAATAGATGAAGAAGAGGAACTACTGGCAAGTCAGTCAACCATGACGCGGTTAGAGAATCGGATTGCGAAATCAGAGAACAAAGCCATGAGGCGGTTATTTATCGAGAAATATATCGAACAGCACAAGACCCCTCCCAAACAAATCGTACTAGACATAGATGGGTGGGATGCGCCAACGCACGGAGAGCAACAGATGAGCTTTTTTCATGGATACTATGATCATCATATCTACTATCCCGTATTGATCAATGAAGCAAAAAGTGGATATCCTCTAGTATTGCAACTGAGAGCAGGGAATAGTCATGCAGGGAAAGGAGTCGCACCAATATTACGTTGGCTATTCTGGCGATTAAAACGGGAATGGGCAGGAGTCGAAATCATTTTGCGGGGTGATGGAGGATTCTCCTTACCCGAAATCATCAAAGTCTGCGAGCGTTCGGGTGTTGGCTATGTTTGTGGATTTTCTAGTAATGCTGTTTTAAAGCGCAAGGTAGCTAATTTGCTGGAACGCGCAAGATTGCAATATTGTCAGACGAGAGAAAAAGCGCGGTTGTTTGATGATGTTTACTACCAATCTAGTTCATGGTCAGAACCACGACGCTTAGTAATGAAAGCGGAATGGCTAGAAAAAGGGGCTAATCCACGTTTTCTGATTACCAATTTGGCGTTACCACCCCAAGAACTTTACGATAAATTTTATGTCTATAGAGGGGCGGATTCTGAGCATCGTATCAAGGAATTGAAATTGGGTATCAAGGCAGGTCGCCTCAGTTGTCATAGTTTTACGGCTAACCAGTTTCGGCTGCTTCTGGCTCAGGCTGCCTATATTCTCATGTTAACGATTCGACAAGCGGCGGCGGCAACGACATTAGCCAAAGCTCAAGTAATTCGCTTACGCGATTCTTTGCTCAAATGTGCGGCTCATGTCAAAGTGTCGGTTAGGCGGGTGCTGGTAGAATTGCCAAATTTCTTTCCCTTTGCTAAAGAATTCTGTCCGATTTCTCAGCGTTTATCCGAGCCTAACTTCTGTATTTTTGATTAG
- a CDS encoding 2OG-Fe(II) oxygenase, with amino-acid sequence MPVDELTNLAQKILGSRYLGISQLSEGFASTQGFSIIFRREGIPAVVEHFPELSAYLNAALKSLCNAFYLNILILTEGSCVTDHIDCSICEYFQELVSPRLVSVLYVQVPEDMQGGQLVLSLDSEEIATIQPQENMLLHFLGHLTHRVQSVQTSQPRISIVCEQYNLKEEWLVQVPNFAIKTGAL; translated from the coding sequence TTGCCTGTAGATGAACTTACGAATCTTGCCCAGAAAATTCTTGGCTCTCGCTATCTTGGCATCAGTCAACTCAGTGAAGGGTTTGCCAGTACTCAGGGCTTCTCCATAATATTTAGGAGAGAAGGTATTCCCGCAGTTGTTGAACATTTTCCAGAATTATCTGCCTATCTCAATGCTGCTCTTAAATCATTGTGCAATGCTTTCTATTTAAATATCTTAATATTAACTGAAGGTTCTTGTGTTACTGACCATATAGATTGTAGTATTTGTGAGTATTTTCAAGAATTAGTAAGTCCCCGATTGGTAAGTGTTTTATACGTGCAAGTGCCTGAAGATATGCAAGGTGGACAGTTAGTGCTTTCTTTAGACTCTGAAGAAATAGCGACCATTCAACCACAGGAAAATATGCTTCTACATTTTTTAGGTCATCTCACCCATAGAGTTCAATCTGTTCAAACTAGTCAACCTCGAATTAGCATTGTTTGTGAACAATATAATCTTAAAGAAGAATGGTTAGTGCAAGTCCCAAATTTTGCAATTAAGACGGGGGCGTTATGA
- a CDS encoding MBL fold metallo-hydrolase, protein MADIISFMKGSQLQALTSSDRLCYAIQPFIQEVLNQFVILKDLGEAILRSAGKHEKVVAKLFDLQENDPVNSFSLKEKFLFPDRNHWQILNFSNGRFPDFLNKRGALAIQDREFVRQFHHLLFLCGQSRFTYQEISSQIGDQMQPILEVFLQSWVLQQKAFLPSKSPALESGVYRLQHAALLYRSQTTGILVDPHLHSNYGIPNLNADISRAMLEGLVDGILISHSHYDHWHYPTLMQFSPDIPIIVPRVPRGSITCEDMAAQLRGIGFTNVYDVPWNSDPIKIGDIDVHVLPFYGEQVLVPEHPQPVHSDLKNWGNTYLIETDSYRSWFLIDAGIEPEHSILDVADEVYDRFGAIDWIVSNFQPLSYNSIGVDITSWGLDIVSNLLSNPPILGVTCQSQGEYTATLGPKGVAEVCAKVKAKACLPYADSWADLGNLTVHDQILIPQVQSYLQQLGCQTIVHPWAIGNGLTPTGLKKGFAFNLPQ, encoded by the coding sequence ATGGCTGACATTATTTCTTTCATGAAAGGTTCTCAACTACAGGCTTTAACTTCTTCTGATCGTTTGTGTTACGCTATTCAGCCTTTTATTCAAGAAGTTCTAAATCAATTTGTAATCCTCAAGGATTTAGGAGAAGCAATCCTGCGATCAGCAGGCAAACATGAGAAAGTGGTCGCCAAGCTATTTGACCTGCAAGAAAATGATCCTGTGAATTCCTTCAGTTTAAAAGAAAAATTTCTATTTCCTGATCGCAACCATTGGCAAATCCTTAACTTTAGTAATGGCAGATTTCCCGATTTTTTGAACAAGAGAGGTGCGCTTGCTATACAGGATCGGGAATTTGTACGCCAATTTCACCATCTTCTCTTTCTTTGTGGACAATCTCGCTTTACCTATCAGGAAATCTCAAGTCAGATTGGTGACCAAATGCAGCCGATTTTAGAAGTATTTTTGCAGTCTTGGGTTCTCCAACAGAAAGCATTTTTGCCATCGAAATCTCCCGCCCTAGAATCTGGCGTGTATCGCTTACAGCACGCTGCACTACTGTATCGCAGCCAAACTACAGGTATTCTGGTTGATCCCCATCTACACTCTAATTATGGTATTCCTAACCTAAATGCTGATATCTCACGGGCGATGTTAGAGGGATTGGTTGATGGAATTCTCATCTCTCACAGCCATTACGATCACTGGCATTACCCTACGCTCATGCAGTTTTCCCCTGATATTCCGATCATTGTGCCGAGGGTTCCGCGTGGGTCAATTACTTGTGAAGACATGGCAGCCCAACTGCGAGGGATTGGTTTTACAAATGTTTATGATGTCCCTTGGAACAGCGATCCAATCAAGATTGGCGACATTGATGTTCATGTATTGCCATTTTATGGAGAACAAGTTCTCGTTCCCGAACATCCTCAACCTGTTCATTCTGACCTAAAAAATTGGGGAAATACTTATCTAATCGAAACTGATTCCTATCGGTCGTGGTTTTTGATTGATGCAGGAATAGAGCCAGAGCATTCTATATTGGACGTTGCTGACGAAGTATATGATCGCTTTGGTGCGATCGATTGGATAGTAAGCAATTTTCAGCCACTTTCCTACAATTCCATTGGCGTAGATATTACCTCTTGGGGATTAGATATTGTCTCGAATTTGCTGAGTAACCCGCCAATTTTGGGAGTAACCTGTCAGTCCCAAGGTGAATATACAGCCACCTTAGGTCCAAAGGGAGTTGCGGAAGTATGTGCAAAAGTCAAAGCTAAAGCTTGCCTCCCCTATGCTGATAGTTGGGCTGATTTAGGGAATCTTACGGTACATGATCAAATTTTGATTCCACAGGTACAATCCTATTTGCAGCAGTTAGGATGTCAAACTATTGTCCACCCTTGGGCTATCGGTAACGGATTGACCCCAACTGGTTTGAAGAAAGGATTTGCATTTAACTTACCGCAATGA